From the Hevea brasiliensis isolate MT/VB/25A 57/8 chromosome 15, ASM3005281v1, whole genome shotgun sequence genome, one window contains:
- the LOC110671271 gene encoding serine/threonine-protein kinase STY13-like: MEMKERSRSLGRANKIAFKGFDVNFGRLSMQKEKGDEANNNKGCVKEEWKIDPHKLTIKNFIARGSFASVHRGDYDGRDVAVKVFDWGEDQKTKAQISSLRIAFRQEVSVWHNLTHPNVSQFIGAVLGTSEIKFQNHSGQIGMPVNLCCLVTDYQPGGTLKSYLVKNRKRKLPFEKFMQLSLDLARGLSYLHSKNIVHRDVKTENLLLDKNQALKITDFGVARLEALNPNEMTGYTGSLGYMAPEVFDNKPYNRKCDVYSFGICLWEMYCCDMLYPNLSFYELTSAVVYRNLRPEIPKCCPSSLEKLMKRCWDADPNKRPEMEEVVSTLEAINTSKGRGMTPLNRTRGCFCWRL, from the exons ATGGAGATGAAGGAAAGGAGCAGAAGTTTAGGTAGGGCAAACAAAATTGCTTTTAAGGGCTTCGATGTCAACTTCGGACGACTCAGCATGCAGAAGGAGAAAGGTGACGAGGCAAACAATAATAAAGGTTGCGTCAAAGAAGAATGGAAAATTGATCCTCATAAACTAACTATTAAGAATTTTATAGCTCGGGGGAGTTTTGCCTCTGTTCACCGAGGGGATTATGATGGCCGAGATGTTGCAG TTAAAGTGTTTGACTGGGGTGAAGATCAAAAGACGAAAGCTCAAATTTCTTCACTTCGGATAGCATTTCGGCAAGAGGTTTCTGTTTGGCATAACCTGACTCATCCCAATGTTTCACAG TTCATAGGTGCTGTACTGGGTACATCAGAAATAAAATTCCAAAACCACAGTGGTCAAATTGGCATGCCAGTCAATTTGTGCTGTCTCGTCACTGATTATCAACCTGGGGGTACTCTGAAATCCTACCTTGTAAAGAACCGGAAAAGAAAGCTGCCTTTCGAGAAATTCATGCAACTATCTTTAGATCTTGCAAGAGG GTTGAGCTACCTTCATTCCAAGAATATTGTGCACAGAGATGTGAAGACAGAAAATTTGCTTCTTGACAAGAATCAAGCACTGAAGATAACTGATTTCGGAGTTGCTAGACTTGAAGCTTTGAATCCTAATGAAATGACAGGTTATACCGGCTCACTTGGTTACATGGCACCGGAG GTCTTCGACAATAAACCATACAACAGGAAATGCGACGTCTACAGCTTCGGAATTTGCTTATGGGAGATGTATTGTTGTGACATGCTGTATCCAAATCTAAGCTTCTATGAACTAACTTCTGCAGTGGTTTATCGA AATCTGAGGCCAGAGATTCCCAAATGTTGTCCAAGCTCTCTAGAAAAATTGATGAAAAGATGTTGGGATGCAGACCCTAACAAGAGACCAGAGATGGAGGAGGTAGTGTCAACGTTGGAGGCCATAAACACATCCAAGGGGAGAGGCATGACCCCTCTTAACCGGACTCGGGGTTGCTTCTGCTGGAGGCTCTGA